Proteins encoded together in one Synechococcus sp. A15-62 window:
- a CDS encoding AAA family ATPase, giving the protein MNDKEVIVVAGPSASGKSHLLKQLLTKKKNKFRDKIYRLLKINPKQSRSCIAIGALTKKNIKPEHSRKLKKDLIFIHFDTTSRRQTKKKRLLLSITKDCESVKVLTIHTTFETWRNRMQKRIESSPNEIPLNRATEIYNLSKYIRFFAKIKYNLVYKRWAKFISEIDFDDQLIIKNEEIPFKSKRQKFPTK; this is encoded by the coding sequence ATGAACGACAAAGAGGTCATCGTAGTTGCCGGCCCTTCAGCTTCCGGCAAGTCGCACCTGCTGAAACAACTTTTGACCAAGAAAAAAAATAAATTCAGAGACAAAATCTATCGCTTGCTGAAGATTAATCCCAAGCAATCAAGATCTTGCATTGCAATCGGAGCACTAACAAAGAAAAACATAAAGCCTGAGCACTCCCGCAAGCTAAAGAAAGATCTGATATTTATCCACTTCGACACAACCAGTCGTCGCCAAACCAAAAAAAAGCGACTGCTCTTATCAATCACAAAAGACTGCGAAAGCGTGAAAGTACTGACGATTCATACAACCTTTGAGACATGGAGGAATCGAATGCAAAAGCGCATCGAATCAAGCCCGAACGAAATCCCTCTCAACAGGGCCACAGAAATTTACAACTTGTCAAAATATATACGCTTTTTTGCCAAAATTAAATACAACTTAGTTTACAAACGTTGGGCAAAATTTATTAGTGAAATCGACTTTGATGATCAGCTAATTATAAAAAATGAAGAAATACCGTTCAAATCAAAACGACAGAAATTTCCAACCAAATAA
- the ychF gene encoding redox-regulated ATPase YchF: MLKAGIVGLPNVGKSTLFNALVANAQAQAANFPFCTIEPNVGTVAVPDERLDRLTELSKSQDTIPTRMEFVDIAGLVKGASQGEGLGNKFLANIREVDSIVHVIRCFEDDDVIHVSGSVGPSRDAEVINLELGLADLAQIEKRRERLKKQMRTSMEAQVEDAALERIQAVLENGGAARSVDLNDEEAAMIKPLGLLTAKPIIYATNVSEDDLAKGNAFCTEVVELAAKEGAETVRISAQVEAELVELGDEETADYLEGLGVTEGGLQSLIRATYRLLGLRTYFTTGEKETRAWTFKAGMTAPQAAGVIHTDFERGFIRAQTIGWEKLLEAGSLSEARNKGWLRSEGKEYLVDEGDVMEFLFNV; the protein is encoded by the coding sequence ATGCTCAAAGCTGGAATTGTCGGATTGCCCAACGTGGGCAAGTCCACCTTGTTCAATGCGTTGGTTGCCAACGCGCAGGCTCAGGCTGCCAATTTCCCCTTCTGCACCATCGAGCCCAACGTCGGCACCGTGGCGGTGCCTGATGAGCGACTGGACCGGTTAACGGAACTGAGCAAAAGCCAGGACACCATTCCGACCCGCATGGAGTTTGTGGACATTGCGGGTCTAGTGAAAGGCGCCAGCCAGGGCGAAGGTTTGGGCAACAAGTTTCTCGCCAACATCCGCGAGGTGGACTCGATCGTTCACGTGATCCGCTGCTTCGAGGACGATGACGTCATCCACGTTTCAGGGTCCGTGGGTCCGTCCCGGGATGCGGAGGTGATCAATCTGGAGCTGGGTCTTGCGGACTTGGCTCAGATCGAGAAGCGCCGGGAGCGTCTGAAAAAGCAGATGCGCACCAGCATGGAGGCGCAGGTGGAAGACGCTGCCCTTGAGCGGATTCAGGCGGTGCTCGAGAACGGTGGTGCGGCTCGCAGCGTCGATCTGAACGATGAAGAGGCGGCGATGATCAAACCCTTGGGGCTCTTGACCGCCAAGCCGATCATCTACGCCACCAATGTGAGTGAGGACGACCTGGCCAAGGGCAATGCCTTCTGCACCGAGGTGGTTGAACTGGCTGCCAAGGAAGGTGCTGAAACGGTGCGGATTTCTGCCCAGGTGGAAGCTGAGCTGGTGGAGCTGGGAGATGAGGAAACCGCGGACTATCTGGAAGGTCTCGGAGTGACGGAAGGGGGTTTGCAGAGCCTGATTCGGGCCACTTATCGATTGCTGGGGCTGCGCACCTATTTCACTACCGGTGAAAAGGAAACAAGGGCATGGACGTTCAAGGCCGGCATGACCGCTCCGCAGGCTGCCGGTGTGATCCACACCGATTTCGAACGTGGCTTCATCCGTGCTCAGACCATCGGTTGGGAGAAGCTGCTGGAAGCCGGCTCACTGTCGGAAGCCCGCAACAAGGGTTGGCTACGCAGTGAAGGGAAAGAGTATTTGGTTGACGAGGGAGACGTGATGGAATTTTTGTTTAACGTTTGA
- a CDS encoding efflux RND transporter periplasmic adaptor subunit, with the protein MMHSLRSPASPSPEAELASVAKAQSKRPKAAMVGLLVLVLCGSGLLLRFGPWGNRQRDLTPFTTTAERGVLSGVITASGELQAQQKVNVSPRKQGLLAELKVDEGDVVENGQVLAVMNRGDLDDRLQEKQALLRQAEANHQNKREDFERRSQLYASGALSADDFSDARFEMLAGEAGLVAARERLEQLEQESREKTIRAPFSGTITARYAEPGSFVTPTTAASATAGATSSSIVELSQGLEVRARVPESDIGRIATGQKAEIRVDAYPDERFQARVSEIAPRAAKENSVTSFEVKLNFVNPQNKLKIGMTADINFLTGRSDPKILVPTVAITLEDGQQGVLLVDENQQPRFQPVELGNSSGDQTAILNGLESGTRVFIDLPPWADPRD; encoded by the coding sequence ATGATGCATTCCTTGCGCTCCCCTGCGTCCCCATCGCCTGAAGCAGAGCTGGCCTCAGTGGCGAAAGCACAATCCAAACGGCCCAAAGCCGCGATGGTGGGATTGCTGGTGTTGGTCCTGTGCGGGAGTGGGCTGCTTCTGCGTTTCGGACCCTGGGGCAACCGCCAACGGGATCTGACGCCCTTCACCACCACCGCAGAACGTGGCGTCCTCTCTGGGGTGATCACCGCCAGCGGCGAACTGCAGGCCCAGCAGAAGGTGAACGTGAGTCCGCGCAAGCAAGGGCTGCTGGCTGAGCTGAAGGTGGATGAAGGAGATGTGGTGGAGAACGGACAGGTTCTGGCCGTAATGAATCGTGGCGATCTCGATGATCGGCTGCAGGAGAAGCAGGCTCTGCTGCGCCAGGCCGAAGCCAACCATCAGAACAAGCGGGAGGATTTCGAACGACGCAGCCAGCTGTATGCCAGCGGCGCGCTCAGCGCTGACGACTTCAGTGATGCACGCTTCGAGATGCTGGCTGGGGAGGCGGGCCTCGTTGCTGCCCGGGAACGGTTGGAGCAACTGGAACAGGAGAGTCGAGAAAAGACGATCCGCGCACCCTTCTCGGGAACGATCACAGCGCGCTACGCCGAACCGGGGTCGTTTGTAACCCCCACCACTGCCGCCTCGGCCACGGCCGGTGCCACAAGCTCTTCGATCGTTGAACTCTCGCAAGGCCTGGAGGTGAGGGCCCGCGTTCCGGAAAGCGACATCGGCCGCATCGCGACCGGCCAGAAGGCCGAAATACGGGTGGATGCCTATCCCGATGAGCGCTTCCAGGCAAGGGTGAGTGAAATTGCTCCCCGCGCAGCCAAAGAGAACAGCGTCACCTCCTTCGAAGTGAAGCTGAACTTCGTCAACCCGCAAAACAAATTGAAGATCGGCATGACTGCCGACATCAATTTCCTAACCGGGCGTAGTGACCCCAAAATCCTTGTGCCCACCGTGGCGATCACCCTTGAGGACGGCCAACAGGGTGTGTTGCTGGTGGATGAGAACCAGCAACCACGTTTCCAGCCGGTGGAACTGGGCAACAGCAGCGGCGACCAGACTGCGATCCTGAACGGTCTCGAATCAGGAACTCGCGTGTTCATCGATCTGCCCCCCTGGGCAGACCCGCGCGATTGA
- the polA gene encoding DNA polymerase I → MPEATAKPLLLLVDGHSLAFRSFYAFSKGGEGGLATKDGRPTSVTYGFLKALLDNSKTLKPEGVAIAFDTAEPTFRHKADANYKAHRDVAPEVFFQDLEQLQQILETHLQLPLCMAPGFEADDVLGTLANRAADSGWGVRILSGDRDLFQLVDDSRDIAVLYMGGGPYAKSSGPTLIREEGVLGKLGVMPNKVVDLKALTGDSSDNIPGVRGVGPKTAINLLKDNSDLDAVYTTLEEVEAEGPKASRGAIKGALKGKLRADRDNAYLSRKLAEILVDVPLPKEPSLPLSSVDADGLSSCLEDLELNSLLRQVGGFVAAFSEGGYGANAEAAAAKTPRRSATTEPAAAETATEPVTNDDVGLPALKPQLIQTETALDALVQRLMACTSSSLPVAFDTETTDLNPFRAELVGIGICWGEDLDALAYIPLGHKGSEDSSPEQLPLETVLTALAPWLASSNHPKTLQNAKYDRLILLRHGIALEGVVIDTLLADYLRDAAAKHGLELMAEREFGFQPTSYTDLVGKKQTFADVPLEPASLYCGMDVHVTRRLALLLRHQLETMGPQLLPLLEQVEQPLEPVLARMESTGIRIDVPYLQGLSEEMGSTLQQLESDAKAAAGVDFNLASPKQLGELLFDTLGLDRKKSRRTKTGFSTDATVLEKLGNDHPVVPLVLEHRVLSKLKSTYIDALPQLVEAETGRVHTDFNQAVTATGRLSSSNPNLQNIPVRTEYSRRIRKAFLPQEGWTLLSADYSQIELRILTHLSGEEVLQEAYRSGDDVHALTARLLLDKDEVSPDERRLGKTINFGVIYGMGAQRFARETGVSQSEAKEFLAKYKQRYPKVFAFLELQERLALSRGYVETILGRRRPFHFDRNGLGRLLGKDPLEIDLDVARRGGMEAQQLRAAANAPIQGSSADIIKVAMVQLQDALQHQGLPAQLLLQVHDELVLEVAPDALEATRELVVQTMEQAVELSVPLVVETGVGANWMEAK, encoded by the coding sequence ATGCCTGAGGCCACCGCCAAGCCCCTTCTGCTGCTTGTGGATGGCCATTCCCTGGCATTCCGCAGTTTTTACGCCTTCAGCAAGGGTGGCGAAGGGGGTCTGGCCACCAAAGACGGCCGGCCCACCAGCGTGACCTACGGCTTTCTCAAAGCCCTGCTGGACAACAGCAAAACCCTGAAGCCTGAAGGCGTTGCCATTGCCTTCGACACAGCCGAGCCCACCTTTCGCCACAAGGCTGACGCCAACTACAAGGCCCACCGGGATGTGGCCCCTGAGGTGTTCTTTCAGGACCTTGAGCAGCTGCAGCAGATTCTCGAAACGCACCTGCAGCTCCCTCTCTGCATGGCCCCCGGCTTCGAAGCCGACGATGTGCTGGGAACCCTGGCGAACCGAGCAGCCGACTCGGGATGGGGCGTGCGAATCCTTTCGGGAGACCGCGACCTGTTCCAGCTGGTGGACGACAGCCGCGACATCGCGGTGCTCTACATGGGTGGAGGCCCCTACGCCAAAAGCAGTGGCCCAACGCTGATCCGCGAAGAAGGGGTGCTTGGCAAGCTCGGCGTGATGCCCAACAAGGTGGTGGACCTCAAGGCTCTTACCGGTGACAGCTCCGACAACATCCCCGGCGTGCGTGGTGTTGGCCCCAAAACAGCCATCAACCTGCTGAAAGACAACAGCGATCTCGACGCGGTATACACCACCCTCGAGGAAGTGGAAGCCGAAGGGCCGAAAGCCAGCCGGGGCGCCATCAAAGGAGCTCTGAAGGGGAAGCTGCGCGCCGACCGCGACAACGCCTATCTGTCGCGCAAGCTGGCCGAGATTCTCGTGGATGTACCACTGCCCAAGGAACCCAGCCTGCCGTTGTCGTCGGTGGATGCTGATGGCCTAAGCAGCTGCCTGGAAGACCTCGAGCTCAACAGCCTGCTGCGCCAGGTGGGGGGCTTTGTGGCGGCCTTTTCCGAAGGGGGCTACGGGGCCAATGCGGAGGCCGCTGCGGCCAAGACTCCCCGCCGCTCAGCCACTACAGAACCGGCAGCTGCCGAAACCGCAACTGAACCGGTCACCAACGACGACGTGGGGCTGCCGGCCCTGAAACCGCAGCTGATCCAGACCGAAACGGCCCTGGACGCCCTGGTGCAGAGGCTGATGGCCTGTACCAGCAGCAGCCTGCCTGTGGCCTTCGACACCGAGACCACCGACCTCAACCCGTTCCGCGCGGAACTGGTGGGCATCGGCATCTGCTGGGGAGAGGACCTGGACGCACTTGCCTACATCCCGCTTGGCCACAAAGGCAGCGAAGACAGCAGCCCGGAGCAGCTGCCCTTGGAAACCGTGCTCACCGCCCTCGCCCCTTGGCTGGCCAGTAGCAACCACCCCAAGACCCTTCAGAACGCCAAGTACGACCGCCTGATCCTGCTGCGGCATGGCATTGCCCTCGAGGGGGTCGTGATCGACACGCTGCTGGCTGATTACCTGCGGGATGCCGCAGCCAAGCATGGTCTGGAGCTCATGGCGGAGCGGGAATTCGGCTTCCAGCCCACCTCATACACCGATTTGGTGGGCAAGAAACAAACCTTCGCCGACGTGCCGCTGGAGCCCGCCAGCCTGTATTGCGGCATGGATGTGCACGTCACCCGGCGCCTCGCCCTGCTGCTGCGCCATCAGCTGGAGACCATGGGCCCGCAACTGCTGCCGCTGCTGGAGCAGGTGGAGCAGCCACTGGAACCAGTGCTGGCCCGGATGGAATCCACCGGCATCCGCATTGATGTGCCCTATCTCCAGGGCCTTTCCGAAGAGATGGGCTCCACCCTTCAACAGCTGGAGTCCGACGCCAAAGCGGCCGCAGGAGTGGACTTCAACCTGGCCTCACCCAAGCAACTCGGAGAGCTGCTGTTCGACACCCTTGGCCTGGATCGCAAGAAATCCCGCCGCACCAAAACCGGCTTCAGCACCGATGCCACCGTGCTTGAGAAACTCGGCAACGACCACCCGGTGGTGCCACTGGTGCTGGAGCACCGGGTGCTCAGCAAGCTCAAGAGCACCTACATCGACGCCTTGCCGCAGCTGGTGGAGGCGGAAACCGGGCGGGTGCACACCGATTTCAACCAAGCAGTGACGGCCACTGGGCGCCTGAGCAGCAGCAACCCCAACCTGCAGAACATTCCCGTGCGCACCGAGTACAGCCGGCGCATCCGCAAGGCCTTCTTGCCCCAGGAGGGCTGGACCCTGCTCAGCGCCGACTACTCCCAGATCGAACTGCGGATCCTCACCCACCTCTCTGGCGAAGAGGTGCTGCAGGAGGCCTACCGCAGCGGCGACGACGTGCACGCGCTGACCGCCAGGCTGCTGCTGGACAAAGACGAGGTCAGCCCGGACGAACGCCGGCTCGGCAAAACCATCAACTTCGGTGTGATTTACGGCATGGGAGCCCAACGCTTCGCTCGGGAAACCGGAGTGAGCCAGAGCGAAGCCAAGGAGTTCCTGGCCAAGTACAAGCAGCGCTACCCGAAGGTGTTCGCCTTCCTCGAACTGCAGGAGCGGCTCGCCCTCAGCCGCGGCTACGTGGAAACCATTCTCGGCCGCCGGCGACCGTTCCACTTCGATCGCAACGGCCTGGGGCGGCTGCTGGGCAAAGACCCCTTGGAGATCGACCTGGACGTGGCCCGCCGCGGTGGCATGGAGGCACAGCAGCTGCGGGCGGCTGCCAATGCCCCAATTCAGGGGTCGAGTGCCGACATCATCAAAGTGGCAATGGTGCAGCTGCAAGACGCCCTGCAGCATCAGGGCCTACCGGCCCAGCTGCTGCTTCAGGTGCACGACGAACTGGTACTTGAGGTGGCACCGGATGCCCTGGAGGCCACACGAGAGCTTGTGGTGCAGACCATGGAACAGGCCGTTGAGCTGAGTGTTCCCCTGGTGGTGGAGACCGGCGTCGGCGCGAACTGGATGGAGGCGAAATGA
- the cysS gene encoding cysteine--tRNA ligase, with amino-acid sequence MSLRFTNSLTSRTEAFEPLTAGKASIYCCGVTVYDLCHLGHARSYINWDVLRRYLIWRGYDVTYVQNYTDIDDKILNRANEEGITMQAVSERNIEAFEIDMGRLNILPADRMPRATGCIEGIQTLISELESKGAAYSSDGDVYFDISKAKNYGKLSGRDPNDQQQGASGRTADGEESRKRHPFDFALWKGAKAGEPSWKSPWGPGRPGWHIECSAMVRQELGQTIDIHLGGGDLVFPHHENEIAQSETANGTTLAKLWLHNGMVNVGGTKMSKSLGNFTTIRALLDSGISPMTLRLFVLQAHYRKPLDFTAEALEAAATGWKGLNAALSLGDRQGDSLCWSSAAPLTEGAMTTDGGPADTALMELEQRFISAMDDDLNSSGGLAVLFDLAKPLRALANRLERGEDAALPEPELKGLEGRWQLLRHLAAVLGLRSEAEAAPSLDDGAIDAAITARKAAKAAKDFAEADRIRDELATQGVELIDKPGGVTEWIRA; translated from the coding sequence GTGTCCCTGCGCTTCACCAACAGCCTCACCAGCCGCACCGAAGCGTTCGAGCCCCTCACCGCGGGCAAAGCCAGCATCTATTGCTGCGGCGTGACGGTCTATGACCTGTGCCACCTGGGCCACGCCCGCAGCTACATCAACTGGGATGTGCTGCGCCGTTATCTGATCTGGCGCGGGTACGACGTCACCTACGTCCAGAACTACACCGACATCGACGACAAGATCCTCAACCGCGCCAATGAGGAAGGCATCACGATGCAGGCAGTGAGCGAACGCAATATCGAAGCGTTCGAGATCGACATGGGGCGTCTAAATATTCTCCCGGCCGACCGAATGCCTCGGGCCACCGGCTGCATCGAAGGCATTCAGACACTGATTAGCGAACTGGAATCCAAGGGAGCCGCCTACAGCTCAGATGGTGATGTGTACTTCGACATTTCGAAGGCCAAGAATTACGGCAAGCTCAGCGGCCGCGACCCCAACGACCAGCAGCAGGGAGCCAGCGGTCGAACCGCTGATGGAGAGGAAAGCCGCAAGCGTCATCCCTTTGATTTCGCGCTCTGGAAGGGGGCCAAAGCCGGAGAACCCAGCTGGAAATCCCCCTGGGGGCCAGGCCGCCCTGGCTGGCACATCGAATGTTCAGCGATGGTGCGCCAGGAACTGGGGCAAACCATCGACATTCACCTCGGTGGCGGAGATCTGGTGTTCCCGCACCACGAAAACGAGATTGCTCAATCGGAAACTGCCAACGGCACAACCCTGGCGAAGCTGTGGCTGCACAACGGCATGGTCAATGTCGGTGGCACCAAGATGTCCAAATCGCTCGGCAACTTCACCACCATCCGCGCCTTGCTGGACAGTGGAATCTCGCCGATGACCCTGCGCCTGTTTGTGCTGCAGGCCCACTACCGCAAACCGCTTGATTTCACCGCCGAGGCCCTTGAGGCCGCAGCCACCGGCTGGAAGGGGCTGAATGCAGCCCTGAGCCTTGGCGATCGCCAAGGCGACAGTCTCTGCTGGAGCTCGGCCGCACCTCTCACAGAGGGCGCCATGACAACTGATGGAGGACCAGCCGACACCGCTCTGATGGAGCTCGAGCAACGCTTCATCAGCGCCATGGACGATGACCTGAACAGCTCGGGCGGACTGGCCGTGCTGTTCGATCTGGCCAAGCCCCTGCGGGCCCTCGCCAACCGGCTGGAACGGGGGGAAGACGCCGCCCTGCCTGAGCCGGAGTTGAAGGGTCTGGAGGGTCGTTGGCAGCTGCTGCGACACCTGGCGGCGGTGCTTGGACTGCGCTCGGAAGCGGAAGCCGCCCCCAGCCTCGACGACGGCGCCATTGATGCAGCCATCACGGCGCGCAAGGCGGCGAAAGCGGCGAAGGATTTCGCGGAGGCCGACCGGATCCGGGATGAGCTCGCCACCCAAGGGGTGGAGCTGATCGATAAACCCGGCGGGGTGACGGAGTGGATCCGCGCCTGA
- a CDS encoding sodium-dependent transporter, whose translation MAKEQWRSGLGFVLAAAGSAVGLGNLWGFAYRASQGGGGAFLLLYVVIVLLVCLPVLVAEMVLGRSTGQSPLLAPVAAAGRHWQPMGWLFVLAASGILAFYAVLMGWTGATLVQTLTQGLPADIASAEAFFAGLSGGRSALIGQLLSLVATAAVVAAGVRGGIERLSRWGLPLLFVLLIGLAVWAAGLDGASEGYRTFLLRWDNSQLQDPTTIRNAFTQAFFSIGTGIGCILAYSAYLSRRAHLPREAVAVVGMDTAVGLLAGMVTFPVVMSFGLQDVISGSTLGTIFIALPTGLGSLGATGQLVAVLFFALALIAAITSAVSLLEVPVACLIDRHGWNRSRAVWVSTALIFVAGLPAATSMEVLGWMDSVFGGLLLILGGLLLALLLGWVLPARFQEELSHSGSPIWLQRFLLVMLRWISPPVITVGLVISVIDLIPS comes from the coding sequence ATGGCGAAGGAACAGTGGCGATCGGGCCTGGGGTTTGTCCTGGCGGCTGCAGGCAGTGCCGTGGGTTTGGGCAATCTCTGGGGCTTTGCCTACCGCGCCTCCCAGGGAGGTGGCGGCGCCTTCCTGCTGCTCTACGTGGTGATTGTGCTGTTGGTTTGCCTGCCGGTGCTGGTGGCCGAAATGGTGCTGGGGCGCAGCACTGGCCAAAGCCCTCTGCTCGCGCCAGTGGCGGCAGCCGGTCGCCACTGGCAGCCGATGGGTTGGCTGTTCGTGCTGGCGGCCAGTGGAATCCTGGCCTTCTATGCCGTGTTGATGGGGTGGACCGGGGCCACGCTCGTGCAGACCCTCACCCAGGGGCTCCCGGCGGATATCGCTTCAGCAGAAGCCTTTTTCGCCGGCCTCAGTGGCGGCCGCTCGGCCTTGATCGGCCAGCTGCTCAGCCTGGTGGCGACTGCTGCTGTGGTGGCCGCCGGCGTGCGTGGAGGCATTGAGCGGTTGTCCCGTTGGGGGCTGCCGCTGTTGTTTGTGCTGCTGATTGGCCTTGCGGTTTGGGCCGCTGGTCTTGATGGGGCCTCGGAGGGCTATCGCACCTTCCTGCTCCGCTGGGACAACAGCCAGCTGCAGGACCCCACCACCATTCGCAATGCCTTCACCCAGGCCTTCTTCTCGATCGGCACGGGCATCGGATGCATCCTGGCCTATTCGGCCTACCTGAGCAGGCGCGCCCACCTGCCCCGGGAAGCCGTGGCGGTGGTGGGGATGGACACCGCTGTGGGATTGCTGGCCGGCATGGTCACCTTCCCTGTGGTGATGAGCTTTGGCCTCCAGGATGTGATCAGTGGCTCCACCCTGGGCACGATCTTCATCGCTTTGCCCACTGGCCTCGGCTCGCTGGGGGCCACAGGTCAGCTGGTGGCGGTGCTCTTTTTTGCTCTGGCCCTGATTGCAGCGATCACCTCAGCGGTGTCGCTGTTGGAGGTTCCGGTGGCCTGTTTGATCGATCGCCACGGGTGGAACCGCTCTCGGGCTGTCTGGGTGTCCACGGCGTTGATCTTTGTGGCCGGTCTTCCAGCGGCCACCTCCATGGAGGTTCTCGGCTGGATGGATTCCGTGTTTGGGGGCCTGCTGCTGATTTTGGGGGGCTTGCTCCTGGCCCTGTTGCTGGGTTGGGTGCTCCCCGCTCGTTTTCAGGAGGAGCTCAGCCATTCGGGGAGCCCGATCTGGCTGCAGCGCTTTCTGCTGGTGATGCTGCGCTGGATTTCACCGCCGGTGATCACTGTTGGTCTGGTGATCAGCGTGATTGATCTGATCCCCAGCTGA
- a CDS encoding 1-deoxy-D-xylulose-5-phosphate reductoisomerase — protein MKAISVLGSTGSIGTQTLQIAEEFPEQFRVVALTAGRNLKLLVDQVQRHRPEVVALADADLLPELQERLKDAGVTGADAPQLVGDADGLNVAAAWDSADLVVTGIVGCAGLLPTLAAIRAGKDLALANKETLIAAGPVVLPELKKSGSRLLPADSEHSAIFQCLQGTPWAENARLSTGVPTPGLRRIQLTASGGAFRDWTAADLEKATVADATSHPNWSMGRKITVDSASLMNKGLEVIEAHYLFGLDYDHIEIVIHPQSIIHSMIELADSSVLAQLGWPDMKLPILYCLSWPSRLETPWRRLDLTEVGQLSFRAPDPAKYPCMELAYAAGRAGGTMPAVMNAANEEAVAQFLEEKIHFLDIPTVIEAACERHKPDLMAQPQLDDVLRVDQWARTAVREQVNRGVTRLPMGAIAA, from the coding sequence ATGAAAGCCATCAGCGTGCTGGGATCCACTGGTTCGATCGGCACCCAGACCCTCCAGATCGCTGAGGAGTTTCCGGAGCAGTTCCGCGTTGTGGCGCTCACGGCCGGCCGCAATCTGAAGCTTTTGGTTGACCAAGTTCAGAGGCATCGCCCTGAGGTGGTAGCCCTGGCGGATGCCGATCTCCTGCCGGAACTGCAGGAGCGGCTGAAGGATGCAGGCGTCACAGGCGCCGATGCACCCCAGTTGGTGGGAGATGCTGATGGTCTCAACGTTGCTGCCGCCTGGGACAGCGCCGACCTGGTGGTGACGGGCATTGTTGGTTGCGCCGGTCTGTTGCCGACCCTGGCGGCGATCCGCGCCGGCAAGGACCTCGCTCTGGCGAACAAGGAAACCCTGATTGCGGCCGGCCCCGTGGTGCTGCCGGAACTGAAAAAGAGCGGCAGCCGTCTGCTGCCGGCGGATTCGGAACACTCAGCCATTTTCCAATGCCTGCAGGGAACCCCCTGGGCTGAAAACGCACGGCTCTCCACCGGCGTGCCCACACCCGGGCTGCGCCGAATCCAGCTCACAGCCTCCGGCGGCGCCTTCCGCGACTGGACGGCCGCCGACCTTGAGAAGGCCACCGTGGCCGATGCCACCAGTCATCCCAACTGGAGCATGGGCCGCAAGATCACCGTGGATTCCGCCTCCTTGATGAACAAGGGACTGGAAGTGATCGAAGCCCACTACCTGTTCGGCCTGGATTACGACCACATCGAGATCGTGATCCATCCCCAGAGCATTATCCATTCGATGATCGAACTGGCGGATTCGTCCGTGCTGGCCCAACTGGGCTGGCCCGACATGAAGCTGCCGATCCTTTACTGCCTCAGCTGGCCTTCACGCCTTGAGACGCCATGGCGGCGACTGGATCTCACGGAAGTGGGTCAGCTCAGCTTCCGGGCCCCCGATCCCGCCAAGTACCCCTGCATGGAGCTGGCCTACGCCGCTGGACGCGCCGGCGGCACCATGCCCGCAGTAATGAATGCTGCCAACGAGGAAGCTGTGGCGCAGTTCCTCGAGGAAAAGATTCACTTCCTCGACATCCCCACAGTGATCGAGGCCGCCTGCGAGCGTCATAAACCCGATCTGATGGCCCAGCCTCAGTTGGACGACGTGCTGCGGGTGGATCAGTGGGCGCGAACGGCCGTGCGGGAACAGGTGAACCGCGGTGTGACCCGTCTGCCCATGGGAGCCATCGCCGCTTAG
- a CDS encoding ferredoxin — protein MQRVSHHLLLCATATKAKCCDSVLGAQTWNALKSIVRELDLENAARPEGIVLRSKADCLRVCERGPILLVWPDGIWYSDVSPDRVKRIMEQHIIGQQPVEEWILKRTPFEAINGVLSAEIRPQINPGKD, from the coding sequence ATGCAACGGGTCAGCCATCACCTCCTGCTCTGCGCAACCGCCACCAAAGCCAAATGCTGCGATTCAGTGCTTGGGGCACAAACCTGGAATGCACTGAAGAGCATTGTTCGTGAACTGGATCTCGAAAATGCAGCACGCCCCGAGGGGATTGTTCTGCGCAGCAAAGCCGATTGCCTCAGGGTGTGCGAACGAGGGCCGATTCTTCTGGTCTGGCCAGACGGAATTTGGTATTCCGATGTTTCGCCAGATCGCGTCAAAAGAATCATGGAACAACACATCATCGGCCAACAACCTGTCGAAGAATGGATTCTCAAAAGAACACCATTCGAGGCAATCAATGGCGTCCTTTCAGCAGAAATTAGACCCCAAATAAACCCAGGAAAGGATTAG